Proteins encoded within one genomic window of Humulus lupulus chromosome 1, drHumLupu1.1, whole genome shotgun sequence:
- the LOC133805578 gene encoding probable LRR receptor-like serine/threonine-protein kinase At5g10290: MSLRMELAFAVLVLAFLPSFVLPDPQGDALNALKISLHASDNQLKDWNPNQVNPCTWSNVNCDSSNNVVTVTLPNMGFTGTLSPKVGALKTLKVLSLQGNAITGEIPNDFGNLTNLANLNLEDNNLSGGIPSSLGDLKRLQFLILSGNNLSGTIPESLSSLQSLITLQLDSNSFSGRIPEKLFQIVKYNFSGNHLNCGLNFPHPCATDIDNSGPSHKLSAGTIVGIAGGIIFILFIGGLLYFICKNRTKGYKREVFVDVAGEVDRRIAFGQLKRFAWRELQVATDNFSEKNVLGQGGFGKVYKGVLSDNTKVAVKRLTDYESPGGDAAFQREVEMISVAVHKNLLRLIGFCTTPTERLLVYPYMQNLSVAYQLREIKPGEPVLDWPTRKRVALGTARGLEYLHEHCNPKIIHRDVKAANVLLDEDFEAVVGDFGLAKLVDARKTNVTTQVRGTMGHIAPEYLSTGKSSERTDVFGYGIMLLEIVTGQRAIDFSRLEEEDDVLLLDHVKKLEREKRLEAIVDRNLNNNYDLLEVEMMIQVALLCTQQSPDDRPLMSEVVRMLEGEGLAERWEEWQTVEVTRRQEYERIQRRFDWGEDSIYNQDAIELSGGR; the protein is encoded by the exons ATGTCTTTGAGGATGGAACTTGCCTTTGCAGTTTTGGTATTAGCTTTCTTGCCCTCTTTTGTATTGCCTGATCCTCAAG GAGACGCACTTAATGCATTGAAAATTTCACTGCATGCTTCAGACAATCAACTCAAGGACTGGAATCCCAACCAAGTTAACCCATGCACCTGGTCCAATGTGAACTGTGATTCTAGTAATAATGTTGTCACTGT AACATTGCCGAATATGGGATTTACTGGAACTTTGTCCCCTAAAGTGGGAGCCTTGAAGACCCTTAAAGTGCT TTCGTTGCAAGGAAATGCGATAACAGGTGAGATACCAAATGATTTTGGAAATCTTACAAATTTGGCCAACTTGAATTTGGAGGATAACAATTTAAGTGGTGGAATACCTTCTTCCCTCGGTGATTTGAAAAGGCTTCAATTCTT GATTTTGAGTGGGAATAATCTATCTGGAACAATCCCTGAGTCACTTTCCAGCCTTCAGAGCTTGATTACTCT TCAGCTAGATTCCAATAGTTTCAGTGGTCGGATTCCTGAAAAATTATTCCAGATCGTTAAGTACAA TTTCTCTGGAAACCACTTGAACTGCGGTCTAAATTTCCCTCACCCTTGTGCAACTGATATTGATAATTCAG GTCCTTCACATAAGCTTAGTGCTGGAACTATAGTTGGAATTGCAGGAGGAATAATTTTCATCCTCTTCATTGGTGGCTTGCTCTATTTTATATGCAAGAATAGAACAAAAGGCTACAAGCGGGAAGTTTTTGTAGATGTTGCAG GTGAAGTTGATCGAAGAATTGCCTTTGGTCAATTAAAAAGATTTGCATGGAGGGAATTGCAGGTTGCCACAGACAATTTCAGCGAGAAAAATGTCCTTGGCCAGGGAGGTTTTGGGAAGGTCTATAAAGGAGTGCTATCTGATAACACAAAAGTTGCTGTCAAACGGTTGACTGATTATGAAAGTCCTGGGGGTGACGCAGCTTTCCAGCGTGAAGTTGAGATGATTAGTGTTGCAGTTCACAAGAATCTTTTACGACTAATTGGATTCTGCACAACACCAACAGAGCGCCTTTTGGTGTATCCTTATATGCAGAACTTGAGTGTTGCTTATCAATTACGAG AGATAAAACCTGGGGAGCCAGTTTTGGATTGGCCCACCAGAAAACGAGTGGCTTTGGGTACAGCGCGTGGTTTGgagtacttacatgaacattgcAACCCTAAGATCATTCATCGGGATGTTAAGGCTGCTAATGTATTacttgatgaagactttgaagcAGTTGTTGGAGACTTTGGCTTGGCAAAGTTGGTTGATGCTAGAAAGACTAATGTGACAACTCAAGTTCGAGGGACAATGGGCCACATAGCACCTGAATACTTGTCCACAGGGAAGTCATCAGAAAGAACTGATGTTTTTGGCTATGGAATCATGCTCTTGGAAATTGTGACAGGCCAACGGGCGATTGACTTCTCGCGTTTGGAAGAGGAAGATGATGTTTTATTGCTTGATCAT GTGAAAAAGCTGGAAAGAGAGAAAAGACTGGAGGCTATTGTGGATCGCAATCTGAATAATAATTATGATCTCCTAGAGGTAGAAATGATGATCCAGGTTGCATTGCTTTGCACCCAACAATCACCAGATGATCGCCCGTTGATGTCAGAGGTGGTGCGGATGCTTGAAGGAGAGGGACTGGCTGAGAGGTGGGAAGAGTGGCAGACTGTCGAAGTTACTCGTAGGCAAGAGTATGAAAGAATACAAAGAAGATTCGACTGGGGTGAAGATTCCATTTATAATCAGGATGCTATTGAGTTGTCTGGTGGAAGATGA